The following is a genomic window from Thalassophryne amazonica chromosome 14, fThaAma1.1, whole genome shotgun sequence.
cagttcctgccaatatccagcaacttcgcacagccattgaagaggagtggaccaacattccacaggccacaattgacaacctgatcaactctatgcgaaggagatgtgttgcactgcatgaggcaaatggtggtcacaccagatactgactggtatcccccccaataaaacaaaactgcacctttcagagtggccttttattgtgggcagtctaaggcacacctgtgcactaatcatggtgtctaattagcatcttggtatggcacacctgtgaggtgggatggattatctcagcaaaggacaagtgctcactatcacagatttagactggtttgtgaacaatatttgagggaaatggtgatattgtgtatgtggaaaaggttttagatctttgagttcatctcatacaaaatgggagcaaaaccaaagtgttgcgtttatatttttgttgagtgtagatacagGGTCATTTCAATACGATACGATTCGATACGATGCATTTCAAATAGATACAATTCGATTCAATAgaaaatcattttaaaaacacCTTTGGTCCTTTACCTAATGCTAAAATCCATTTGCACCAAAAAATAGGCCAATAATAGTACATTCACCTTCCATTTATTGAAGATTGTTTTACATAACAAAGTGCATTTTGCTTAGTGCATGTTAACACAAAAAATACATACACTTTTTTGTTAGTGCTTTTTCATTAATATTTAGCTTATACAGTTGAGGTAAACATGTTCAAAGGCACATATGAAGTTTCTGTTTCATATGGTAATTGTGAATGATTCTCTGTGATATTACTTCAATTTAGCCTTAAAATAGTAGCTTTTTAACTTCACAAACTTCACCAAAAAGTAACACTTATTTTGATCACCAACAAACCAATGCTTACAGACTGAACCTGTTATGGGCTGGTTTCTGCCCTTACACCAGAAAAAGCAGGTGGAGAACATTGCATTGAATAGAACAAAACAATTAGAATTGAAACTCAATTGTTTAAAGTGACCACATTTTcacaaaatgcatttttaaagATGTTTGTTTAGAAACAGAATTTGGTCAACATGGTCTGCATTAAGTGCACTTCTCTGAGCAGTGACAATGTCTCCTGCTGTATAGAACACACGCTCTGAGGAGACACTAGTCCCTGGAATGCACAGGTACATTTTAGCAAGCAGTGACAGGAGTGGATATTCATTCTGATGTGCTCTCCACCAAACTAGTGGATTTCCCTTTGAAAGAGACAAGGCTGGTGCCTCCTTGTACCTTGCAACTTCTTCTTCTGCACGGTCCTGTGTGCTTCTGTGTCTCGCTGCAGTACCTGCACTGTAGGTTTGACCGAGAAAATCAGCTAGACTGCACATTTCCCTTGTTCGTTTGGGTGGAGGACCAGCACAGTCTCCcttcacttcatctgcatcatcttcTTCCTCCTGCATCACCTCAGCCATGGTCTCCAGATCAGCCTCTTCCTAAAACATATATGAGTAAAATTACATTAAAGTTAATTAGTTGATAAAAATTAAGttataacaaaacatttattctcCTACATATAAAAATATTTTCATTCAATGCTCACTAGTTctgaaaattttaaatttataaTAAAATATTTGTAATATTATTTGTACATCTGAATTAACATACCTCAAATGAATCATGAATTCTCCCAGCTTCTGCAACGACTCTCTTGTAGCTTTCATCTCTCTCATCATCAGGAAGGAATGGTAGAGCCTTGAACCGTGGATCTAGTGCTGAACATAAGTACATGGTCTCCTTCTGCTGATACTTGTCTTTTGCTTAGATCTTCAGAAATTGCGGCTTTGATTTCTTTCACCAATGGAGAATCAGATGGACTCTCTTGTAAATCATGAATGAGCTGAGCATGAAGTGGTGCCACAACTGAAAGTGTTTGAGTATTTTCTTTGGACATCACAAGTGTAGCTACCTTCATAGGCTTCATGGCCTCCACTATGTCCTCCGCGGCTGTCCATGTTCTTTGGAGGAGGCGTAGCTAGCTTGTCTGGATGGTGTCGTTGCAGGTGAACACGGAGATTGGTCGTGCTTCCAGAGTATTTCACAGCAGTTTCGTAATGTCTGCAAACAGCACTGGTTTTGTCTATTTCGTGCGCTCCTCCTTTGGCTTTAAATCCAAAATGAGCCCATACTTCTGCTTTTAAAGACGTGGGTGGATGGAAGATTTTCTCAGCCATGTTACTGCTTTCAGTTCTGGCTCTACTTGGCGTCCTGTTTCTGTCAAGCGCCAAAGGCGGTGGTGCCGCAGTACTACCCTCTAGCGTCTAGGGGGAATATCGATTTTGCAAATTAATGAATCGGTACTGTATCTATTTGAAAAATATCTATGTATCTATATATCGTTTTTTTAGCACACCCCTattgatatcatgttttccgattgctCGCTGtgtggagagtggcgggaaaaaccgaagacgctttctcacgaggtgcgagacaagacatgatgtaaataaaaaaacaaaaaggcggcggtcaggtattttggttccgagtgatgaaaataatttgaacgttttaaaccaaaaaaaagtcACTTGTCCGGTTGGACAACGAttagagcatattgcttgtctgatcacattttacacttgtcccggacaatcggacaagcgttaatgtcgatgcctgAAGATGTTTTTACTACTCAGTCATTTATTTCTTTGAATGTATTTAATATCAGGTCCATTAATGATACACAGACATGGTACGTCACGCACTGTAGCATTCCAATTTTAACAGAACCAGCTTGGAGCTATGCCATGagataataatcccattaatccatttgattgctttgggtgaagagactccatctcagatgtgctgctgtgatccgaaatgatgtttttttttagggCCGtactgtttggtctgcgacaccggagtaCTCAGagtggaacccacacaaacatggggggcacatgcaaactctacacagaaaggccacaggttggaATCAGTCCCGTGACCTtctccctgtgaggcaacagtgctaaccactaagccgatgtgctgcctatatatatatatatatatattaaaatttaTGTGCAGATtagcttttaaaaaaatctgaacaCAATAATACTTAAATGATATGACAGTTTTAAGGTGGTAAACACAACAGAGTCACAGGATGTTGACTTtgacttgtttaccgtaataagcTTGCTGTTCCAGGTGGAGCAATGCTGTAGTCACATGGGGCATGTTTGTCTGTGAAAATTctgttgctgtgaggtaacatgtGACACACACCACCAAGTGTGGCGTAGGTGAGTGGGGGTTTTTCTGTGAAAGGATCCCAGGCCAGCAAGCAGTTGGGAATGTGTGCTCTGGTTGGTCTAGGTGTCGAGTGTCACCAGCTGTTTGGGGCTGGTATAAAGGGCAGGGAGGGCTGCGAGCTGTTGGCCAGCATTTCACAAGTAGCGACATATGCTAAGGAGGAGTTCTCAGTCTACTGACCTTCTTTAGTGCATAGCTGAAACGTAGCGGAGAGTGAATCTTAGTTTACTGACAACATTTCTGGTCTGGAAGCTTTTCCATTATGGATGTCCAGAGGACAGGATCAATGGTTCGGCCATCCAGCCCCATGGATAGTCTCGAGAAGCAGTTGAGCTGTCCCATCTGTCTGGACATGTTCACCAAACCTGTGGTCATCCTGCCCTGCCAGCACAACTTGTGCCGTAGTTGTGCCAGTGACCTGTATGATTCACGTAACCCATACCGCTTTTCTGGTGGTGTTTTTCGCTGTCCTACCTGTCGGTTTGAGGTTGTACTTGACCGGCACGGGGTGCACGGCCTCCAGCGCAACTTGCTGGTAGAAAATATCATCGACATCTACAAGCAGCAACAAGAATGCAGTCTCAGTGGAGGCACCGAAACCAACCTGAAGGCTAAAGACTGCAAAGAACCGATGTGCCAAGAACACGAGGATGAAAGAATCAACATCTATTGTGTGACGTGCCAGGTTCCCACCTGCTCCATGTGCAAAGTTTTTGGCCAGCACAAAGACTGTGAAGTGGCACCTCTAGCAGGCATATACCAGGCACAGAAAGGCGACCTGAGTAACGCTATTGATGCACTAGTGGCCAGTAATGGACGTCTGCAGGCACTGCTCAACCAAATGGAAGATGTCACCCGTGCAATACAGGAGAATTCTCAGCGTACTAAACAAAGGCTAGCCGAACGCTTTGACCTGCTGTATGCTGTGCTGGAAGACCGCAAGACTGTGCTGCTGGATGAGATTGGTAAAGAGCAGGATGAAAAGGTGGCAGCTCTGCAGGCACTGGCTCAGTGTTATGGTGAACGACTGCAAGCAAGTTCTGAGCTGACGGATACAGCAGTGAGAGCGCTGGAGCAGAGCAGTGCTGCTGAGTTTCTGTTAGCTTCCAAGGGCCTTATCGCACAGACTAAGGATGCAGCTAAATGCTCACTGAACGAAGAGAGGCCGGAACCAGGCTTTGAGAACATGGACCACTTCACGTTGTCAACAGAGCATATTGAAACAGTTCTTGCTAAAATGGACTTTGGCGTGGTGGAtgatgatgactttgaggatgcaGAGGAGGAAGAAGAGTAATGGAAGATAAAGTGACTGCTACTTTTTATGCTACCAATGTTTCTTGTAGGGATATTGAAAGAAACCATTGTGAGCTTCCTTTCATCAGTGCAATACTTAAATGTAATGTTACAGTCATAccttttcagtgtgtgtgtgttttatactTTTGTACTTCTGAGAGTTAAATGCTGGTTTAGAAATGTCCTTGACAATGTTTCCTTCACATGTAGTTTATGGAAACTTATGTTGCTTTTATTTTCTCACTTTGTCTGAGACTGTTGAACTAATAGTGTGACTTGAATTTGTGATCATATGCTGTAACAACAGTGAAACCTAGAATAAAGCTGCATGAAATTATGTGCTTGCCTCATTACCACCCCAAAAACATAACTAAGCTGAGCATTGAAGTAGTGaatagagagagacagacaaccaTAAACCACCTCATCTTTTGGAGTTCTGTCATATTTATTTCCAGTCTACAGCTACCCTTACTGGTTAGTCGGCTGTATGTAAAAATAATACCTCTGCTATGCCCTGTCTCTTGCCTTTGCTGGTGAAAACTGGGGGCTATTTTTAAAATGTGAGAGGTTGAGAAATGATAGGCTATTCCAAGGCCACTATCACTGAAATGCAGGTCATGCCCTGTTTCTTGTCCATAAAACCTTGTCCTCCACTCATGGGGCATCTTACTCAGCTGAGCTCTGAGGTGTTAGTATGACTTTCCACAAGGGCCCAATCCACTTGTCACAAGGTTATCTTTGAGTAGCCTTCCAGCTGTCAGAACGCTGTGGTAAAAATACACGTGCCCGGGGACTCGCTTTCAAAAAGTCTCTTGAGATGACCTAATTGTCCAGTTTAGGAACAATTGCCCATTCGTTTCTTTTACATGTGCAATCATAAAGGTGTATGAAATGTTTTCTGAAAGTAGGAAATGTTTGTTGCTATGCTTTTGTGATACATGTGTAATTACAGCAGTGAATATTTGTGGCAAGCGGTAGATTTCAGTGGCGTCAGATGAGGCTTTCCTGGAAGTacagaaagttgcacttgcttgactggccacttgagactggctctataacagagcacattcccataggagtccATTTTAAAATATCCAACTTTTGATCAGAAATAACCACATTTATAGATGGTTTCCATCTCCTTGATAACTGTAtggggatggatttttttttttttccgaacttcttagtttaagatgtttaaaGACATAAAGTTCTGTAAAATTTGGGGGCGTGATCACTTGAGTGACAGTGGCTGAATGTCTCTGTCTCTCGGAACGGCTAACTCAAGTTTTGCTGCTAGTTCTTGTGGAGACTAAATCTGTATATttttgagtattttattacaaactccTGGAATAATATGacttgtgtggtgaaacatcctaattGATCTTCTAAGACATACCTGGTGTAATATTtgtgctgagtgaaattctcctcggatttaatgttgtatgttgCACTTTGAGCAGCAGTCGGTAGCTTCATCCGTTAGGTACATTTCATGCACCATTACTTAGAAAATAAGcaactcataacttttaatgtccacacataGCAAATCATTAGGAGAACTACCAGGCAGCTCCCAAAAATATAATTTGATAAACACCCAAATAGGGATGGGACCGAGCCGATCCTGGATCGGTATCGGGTTCTGATACAACCTAATTcatgtatcggaaaataccgatccaacccgcaACATTTGCTGATACTGgaaaagagccactgtgaatcctctcaactgctgttgttcgctctctgcttgtttactgccgagcaGGAGGAAGGGAGCGGGGTGTTTTCTTGtgccgggctgtttgagagagctctctctcGCAGTGTTCTAGTTGCaagtagcggcaaatttctgcccagctCTCACGTTCCAGTTGTTTGTTCTTCGAGCATGGATTTTTCAAAAAAATGTGCTCAAAAGTTtgccgcttcactgtcccgaggctgtaaaacactatgaaaagccagctcagtgTGCATCCAAGGAGGACAGCGAACAGAGGTTCTGTCTGCTGAAAGAGACAGAaaaatctccattaaaatcctgtgcaTGAGCGTCACTGATAATACTTATTTTTACAGTTGAAAAAcattgtttccaaaaagttcgaaGTTTGTGCAGCATAAAAACAGCGAGAGAGAAAAGGAGAGAGACGAAGGGAGAGAGAAAGCAAGCGAGAGACAGAGATTAGAAAGAGACAGAGTACTTGATTTTTAACTTTTACTCTGTAacgcttgctttgacaatgtaaacatgtctcccatatcaataaagctccattgagaAGGAGCGACagagtgttgttttctttttaagtctataaaaataaggctacaaaagtctgtaaaaaataaaagtacttaattctttcaccaaaacatcaaatctaggctttcatcttagatataccttctggcaaattgtaactcaactttcaggtctcctttttaagaaaatcctcaaatctataataataatattaaagcaaacagaggtcTGGTATTGGATCGGAAAAGTATAGGTATTGGCAGATATCAAAATTCAGGTATCGgaatcggatcggaagtgaaaaattgtggatcagtgcatccctacacCCAAGCTGAGGTTAGCCTACTAGCTTAACTGGTTTCGACTCAgagagaggggcgtgttcaggcttctttctccACACACGgagccacccatgctccaccctTTTATGCATTGTGttcaccgtgctgctgtcaacatGGTGACGCACGGGCTACATATCGGCTGTTCCGGCGCTCTGTAGCAAACTTATGGATGACctcacacaggctttgtccagtatatgtgCAGTCTATGATTTGCCATGATGCTGTTGACAGATGTGTTTTTTGATTGCAGAGGTTTGGTTATATCAACAAgttgaatttaaaaaaacatgGGTGTAATAACAGGTACTGGAATTGATATGCATTatcacagatggaaaaaaaatcctttcagCAAAGTTTGAGTTACTAGTTGTGTTTAAGTTTTCAGACCTCTCACCCTCTTTTGGACAGTGAAATAACAGGAAGAACAGGAAGCCTCTTGGACTAGATCATGACAAATTTGCTGCCTTCCTTTCACAGCTGTCTCTTCTCATCCTACTTGTTATTGTTACTGCTGCTAACTACTGGAGTGACTGGGGGCCGTCTGTTGGTACACACAATCCGTTGCTAGGCTATGAAACACGAAAGGCCACAACCCTGATATGAACTGCCAGAAAAAGGGATATCCTTCGTatatatgcatttatgtttgattCGCATGCTGTTGGgagggttttttatttattcatatatttATTTGGAGGCatcacaaatggcactatgtcATGAATGGCTTGCGTTAGGCCAGCTGGAACACCGGCAGCactgatttttctttttctttttttttggcagggGGTTCTGTATAGTAAACTCTGCACATAAGAATGATTTCTGTAACAAACATGCCTACCACCTGTGTCGGGGGTTTTTGCATTAACATTATCCATCGATTttaatttaatccactagatggcagatgcagcctgtgagctgttgtcaGCACCTGTCATCTTGCTTAGCATTATTCTGCATCATcagacattagattaaatagaaatctatgatgcgctgacttaaacttgggttaaaatgatctgaaaatgctgttttgcgaCATGCTGGCAAAGGAGTATCagctggtaaaataaataaaagtaaattgTGGAGtaagctttcataagtgtgtattgtatgtaatattaatgatgtgggggaaatgagtaaaatttctgaataaaggttagaaaatgatttaatTTTTTGTTTGGATCTGTATTCTGTGAAGTAGTGacatcagttttactgcctgaatgctttgtcgtgataaatatctcGCCATTCATTTAccgattcaattagaagtctcaatttatccctttttaattagcctcaggttttttttcttcatcagggtttccatcctgagatatttctgtgtaggctctcagttgtccaggtggtttccatagtagagaagcttgaatcttcgactggactgggttgcttgacgcgaggacgtttcgcttcaaatcgcagaagcttcctcagctaaaattcttgggttaggattagggttagggttatattttcttctctacaagagtcaagacagaagtcagactaccagagcaagaattttagctgaggaagcttctgcgatttgaagcgaaacgtcgttgcgtcaagcaacccagtccagtcgaagattcaagcttctctactatcctgagatattctgtaagagcaaattcatgcTTTTTCTCTGTTTGGTGGGTCACATAACAGTcattttgacattgtatattctactaatacgtataagaatatacatgaatgagattaatttctctgtgGTATACTGAATATTTCAGTGAAGTGTTTTtaaatttctttcaacttggtccagaaatgattgaataatcttactttgaCCCTGACtggtgtggttttcattttatttattttatttaaaatttgtgtAAAATTTGCTGCTCCGTAAAAGCAGTgctgcaggtgggttaagagcagtgtttaattttaatatctttaatatgatgcgagtgtGCGAGGCTCtgactttcacccctgattatttcccatctttaatttaacttcataatgaaattaaggaccagactagtatctggtgtcgtggcagacataatgtgtttgacaaactgatggtattttcTGTCCTG
Proteins encoded in this region:
- the trim63b gene encoding E3 ubiquitin-protein ligase TRIM63; this translates as MDVQRTGSMVRPSSPMDSLEKQLSCPICLDMFTKPVVILPCQHNLCRSCASDLYDSRNPYRFSGGVFRCPTCRFEVVLDRHGVHGLQRNLLVENIIDIYKQQQECSLSGGTETNLKAKDCKEPMCQEHEDERINIYCVTCQVPTCSMCKVFGQHKDCEVAPLAGIYQAQKGDLSNAIDALVASNGRLQALLNQMEDVTRAIQENSQRTKQRLAERFDLLYAVLEDRKTVLLDEIGKEQDEKVAALQALAQCYGERLQASSELTDTAVRALEQSSAAEFLLASKGLIAQTKDAAKCSLNEERPEPGFENMDHFTLSTEHIETVLAKMDFGVVDDDDFEDAEEEEE